GGGTCAACCGAACGGCAGGGGCACGGCATGCTGTTTGACCCTACCGTTCGGTTATTGGGTGCCGACGTCGCGGGCTCGCTGGGTCGCGTGGATCGTGCGAACGTGCTCCAATCCGTTTCGCCTCGATCCGTGGCGTGCGGTATTGTGCGGGCAGCCTAGACGATGCCCCGCCGCCACGCGACTGTACGGACAACGAACCGGGATTGGACGTGCAACAATGCGAATGCGCCAGCGAGTTGTCCCTTCTACATGCACCTGGACCACGCGTGCGTCGGTCTTCGTGGGTGCGATGGGTGGCCCCCGTGCGATCGTTGCGGCCGGTGCGATCGTCGCAGCCGGCGCAGTCGCCACGATCGGCGCTGTCGGCGCGGTCTCGACGGCGCGTGCCGCGCTCGATCGCCCGCTGCGCCTCGTGCTCGACGGGCGGCGGTGGGATGCCTCGGTCATCGGCGGTCCGGCGGTGCTCGACAGCCGCTCGGCCGGACTCGACGCGGCCGCGGGCCGGGTCGCATGGCTGCCCTACGCGCCCGAGCAGTCGACGGATCCCGAGGGGGCGTCCGGCACGCCGGTCGTCGAAGTAGGCGCCTCCGACGGCTGGCCGGCAACAGCTCGGTGGACGCTCGGCCTCGGCGCCTGGGCCGTCCGCACCGACGGCCAACGGATCGTCGTCGCCGGCCAGCGCGCGACGGGCGTCAACCGCGACCGTCCGGTGACGATCGGCGTCTACGGCGTGGTCGACGACGGCACGGTCAGCGGCGTCGGCGCGGTCGACATCGACGGTTGGCCTTCCAAGATCGAGGTCTTCGGCGACCGGGCGTACACGCTCGAGGACCGGCACGACCTTCGGGTCATCGACCTGTCCGATCCCGCACGGCCGCGCGCGTCGGGCCGATGGAATGTCGGGAGCCGCCCGGACGAGATCGCCGCGGGTCCCGGCGGCGCGGTCTATCTGTTGTACGAAGATCGAGTGGACGTCGTCGACACGCGCGACATGGTCAAGCCGCGCCGAGCGGGCACGCTGCCGGGGCTGCGGCGCGGACGCGGCCTCGCAGTTTCGCCCGACGGACGCATTCTCTGGGTGGTCGACGAGGAATGGCAGCGTGCGTTCGTCGCGGATGGAAAGATCATCGGCTTCGATCTGGCCGATCCACTGCACCCCGTGCCCGCCGCATCGACGACGTTGCCGGGCCTGCGCGACTTCGGCGACGGCGTCATCGCCGACTTCGGCCCGATCATGGTCGATGCGAACGAACGCTGGCTCGCGCTTACCGCCGATGGACTGGCCGTGTTCGACGTGAGCGATCCCCTCCGCCCCGCCCTCGCGCTGCGCGCGCCGCTGCCCCGGCGCGCGGTCGGGCTGGCCCTGGACGGCGACGGTCTCTACATCGCCGAGGCCGTCAGCATGGTGGGCGAGCGGCCGGCGGTGGCGCGGTTCCGGCTCAGCGACGGTTCGGAGTGGTCGGCGACGATCGTGGCGCGCGCTTGGCTGCCGGTGACGTTCCGGTCGGGCGGCTGGCGATGATGACCAAGGTCAGCGTCATCACGCGCTGACCGAGCCCGCCGGCCCGCCGGTCGCCAATACCGCCGCCCCGATCGAGGGCCATGCCCGCCACCACCGCTCGAAGGTGCGCGTGCCCAGGATCGCCCAGGCCACGTCCGCCGCCGGGTCGCACCAGGCCAGGCAGCCGCTGGCGCCGACGTGGCCGAAGGAGTCGGGCGAGGCCTCGGCCGGCGTCCAATGGGGCGCCTTGTCGCCGCGCAGCTCGGCGCCGAGGCCCCATGGGCAGCGCGGCCAACGCAGCGACCCGAAGAGGCCGCCGCCGAGCCCGCCGGTCTGGTCGCGGGTGGCGTCGGCGAGGATGTCGGCGGGCAGGAAGCCGGCGGGCACACCGGCGTACGCCCGTACCAGCGCGAGCGCACCGGCGGCCGTCGTCAGCAGGCCGCCCCACGGCATGCCGAGCGATCGCCAGAAGGGCGAGTTGAAGGGCTCGAGCGCGGTGCCGGCATGGTCGCCGAGCTCGCCCGTCAGCACGGCCGGCGGGCGCGGCGGCTCGCTGCCGAGGGTGCCTTCGATGCCGAGCGGCGACAGCACGTGGGTTTCGAGCGCCTCGCGGATCGGCAGTCCGGTCCGCCGCTCGACGACGATGGCCAGCAGGCCGGAGCCGACGTTGCTGTACTGGACTTCGATCAGGGGCGCAGCCGCCGGCGGGGTCGCGAGGCAGGCGCGGACGAGAGCCGGCCAGTCGAGCCCCGGCGCGTACGGAGCAGCCTCGGGTGCGAGGTCGATCGGCAGGCCCGCCGTGTGGCTGAGCATGGTGCGAAGGGTCACGCCGTCCTGAGCGGCGGCGGCATCGGGCAGGTGCTTGGCCAGCGGATCGTCGAGCTCGAGCATCCCGTCAGCGACGAGGCGCAGGACCGCCAGCGCCGTCGCCAGCTTGGTGATCGAGGCCACCGGGAACAGCGAGTCCGTCGTCAAGGCGCGGCCGGCGGCGTCGGTGCCGAGCACGAGGTATTCGGGCACGTCGTGGCCGCGCGCCACGGCAAGGACGAGGCCGGGGACGGCGCGGTTGTGTAGGGCGGCTTCGGCGAGGGGGGCGATACGGGATTGCCAGGACATGGTCGGCCCTCCTGCAGATGGGGAGGCGGCTGGACGGGACCGATTCTACTGCGTGGTGGAAACGGATCTGGACCCGCACTCCCCCGCCCGCCCCAGCAACAACGCCCGCTCCCGCCCGTTGCGCGTCATCCCCGCCGCCCGCTCGAACTCCGCGCGCGCCTCGTCGGAGCGCCCGAGCTTGGCCAGCAAGTCGCCCCGCACGCTCGGCAGCAGGTGGTATGCCTTGAGCGCCGGCTCCGCGACGAGCCCGTCGACGATCGCGAGGCCCTCCGCCGGACCGAACGCCATCGCCACGGCCACGGCGCGGTTCAGCTCGACGACGGGGGACGGGGCGAGTTGGGCGAGCGCGTCGTACTGCGCGGCGATGCGGCCCCAATCCGTATCCGTGGCGGTTCGCGCCCGAGCGTGGCAAGCGGCGATCGCGGCCTGGAGGGCGTACGGGCCGAGCGCACCGCCCTGTGCGGCGGCGAGCGCTGCCGCACGGTCGAGGGCTGCCAGGCCGCGGCGGATGAGGAGCTGGTCCCAGCGGCTACGGTTCTGGTCGAGCAGGAGGATCGGCTCGCCGGACGGGCCGACGCGCGCGTGCGTACGGGATGCCTGGATCTCGAGAAGGGCGACGAGGCCGTGCACTTCGGGCTCGCCGGGCGCGAGGCCGGCCAGGATGCGGGCCAGGCGGAGCGCCTCGTCGCACAGCGCCGGCCGGAGCCAGTCGTCCCCGGCGGTGGTCGAGTAGCCTTCGTTGAAGATCAGGTAGATGACCTCGAGGACGGACGAAAGGCGGGCGGCACGGTCGGCGCCGCGCGGGACCTCGAACGGGACGCGCGCCTCGGCAAGGGTCCGCTTGGCGCGGACGATCCGCTGCGCGACGGTCGCTTCGGCGACGAGGAAGGCGCGGGCGATCTCGTCCGTCGTCAGGCCGCCGAGGAGGCGGAGCGTGAGCGCGACACGCGCTTCCGTGGACAGGACGGGGTGGCAGGCGATGAAGACGAGCCGCAGCAGGTCGTCGCCGACGTCGTCATCGGCATCGACCCCGACCCCGTCGAGCGCCGCGTCGCGGTCCGCCGCGGCGTCGTCGTGCTCGGCCTCGAGGGTGTGCGCGATGGCCGCGTACTTCACGTCGAGCCGCTCGGCGCGCCGGAACTGGTCGATCGCCCGGTGCTTGGCCGCGGCCATGAGCCAGGCGCCCGGGTTGTCCGGGACGCCTGACTCAGGCCACTGCTTGAGCGCGCTGACGAGCGCGTCTTGGGCGAGGTCCTCGGCCAGGCCGACATCGCGGACGATGCGGGTGAGGCCGGCGATCAGGCGCGCGGACTCGATCCGCCAGACGGCGTCGATGGCGCGGTGGGTGGCGGACGTCGGCATGGTTCGATCATCACATATCCCACCGCGACGGTCATGTTTCACCTGGGCGATCGTCACGATTCACCCGGGTGACCGTCGCGACTCGCCTGAGTGACCGTCGCGATTCACCCGGGTAACCGTCAGGCTTCGGCGGGCGTCTGCGATGAGCAGGCCGCCGAGCAGCGCGGCGACCGCCTACGACGCCTGCTGCGCCTCCACCTTCGCCCGCAGCCGATCCTCCTGCTCACGCAGCTCCGGCGTGTACTCGGCGCCGAAGTCCTCGGCCTCGAACACCGGCCGGATCTCGATCTCGGACGGCCCGAGCATCGGGTTCGGGCAGCGCTTCACCCACTCGATCGCCTCGTCCATCGACCGCACCTGCCAGAGCCAGAAGCCTGCGACAAGCTCCTTGGTCTCGGCGAACGGGCCGTCGACGACGGTGCGGTTCGTGCCCGCGAACTGGACGCGGGCGCCCTTCGTGCTCGGATGGAGGCCCTCGCCGGCCAGCATGATGCCGGCGTTTACGAGCTGCTCGTTGTAGGCGCCCATCTCGGTCATCCGCTGCTCGCTCGGCATGACGCCGGCTTCGGAATCCGCGGTGGCCTTCACGATCACCATGACGCGCATCGTTCGCTCTCCTTGTCGCTGGTTACTGGTTCGAGTTCTGGTTGCGAGGCCCGCTTGACCGGCCTCTACACCAGCGTCGAACGGCGCGACGCGAAATCGACATGGCGGGCCGAAGTCCGTCGCGACTTGTCCGGATGCACTCACGCGCCCGTCGGGTCTAACACGTCGCATGGATCCGCAGGGAAATCTAGCACGCCACCGCGGCTGTGGTCACGCTTGCCACCCTCTGATAAACTGCCTCTATGTTGACCCCACCGCCCCTTCCACCACCCACGGTAACCGCAGCCCACCGCGCCACCGTCCGCCGCCGCAACGCCGAAGACGCCGCCGCCCGCGCCGCCAAGCGCGATCGCGCATGGTCGGCCGCACGCTCCTGCGCGGCGCTCCTCCGCGAGCGCTTCGGCGCCGAGCGTATCGTGGTGTTCGGGTCTCTGATCGAGAACGAGGGGCGCTGGTTTGGCACCCGCTCCGACATCGACCTTGCCGCGTGGGGCATTCGGGACGACGACTACTTCACGGCGGTAGGTCAGTTGCAGGGCGTCGCCGCCGAGTTCGGAGTCGACCTCGTGGCCATGGAGCGCTGCCCGGATCATCTGAGGGCGACGGTCGAGGAATACGGGGTGGCGCTGTGAGGCCAAGCTACCGGACGCTGGCCGGCCGCATCAGGCAGGAGATGCCCGCCCTGGCGCGTGTGACCCAGCGCGCTGCAGGATCGCTGGCGGCGGCACGGCACGCTGATGACGATCGCTACGTCGACGCGGCAGCGCTCAACCTCCACGCATTCTATTCAGGCGTCGAGCGGCTGTTCGAGCAAGTGGCGCGGCAGGTGGACGACACCTTGCCCGAAGGGCCGAGTTGGCACGCCGAACTCCTGGCCCAAATGGCCGCCCCGGTCACGGACGTCCGGCCGCCGGTCATCACTTCCGACCTACACGCCACGCTCGATCGCTACCGCGGCTTTCGGCACGTAGTGCGCAACGCCTACACCTACAACCTCGATGCCGGGCAAATCGATGTGCTGGTTACGGACGTTGGAGTCACGATGGCGATGGTGACGGCCCAGTTGGCGGCATTTGCCGATTGGTTGGACGCGGCTGCAGTGGAGTAGCGCGGTGTCGAACGCCTGAGCGTCGTTCACGCCCCCGGGGGGGGGGGCCCGGGGGGGTTGCCCCGGGGGGGGGGGTGGTGCGGGGGGGGGCGCCGGGGGGGGGGGGGGGGGGGGGGGGGGGGGGGCGGGGGGGGGGGGGGGGGGGGGGGGGGGGCGACGCCGCACGCTGCGGGAACCACCGTCGCCAGCTCCCGCGTGCTCGCCTGGCGGCGGATGACGGCGAGTGGATGTGGCACTACGTGCGCGGTTCGGACGTCAATCGCCATCGTGCCTCGCCGTTTCTGATCACGCGCTGAAGGGCATGAACACCTGCCGAATGAAGTCGCGCTCGGGAACCTCGCGGTCGTCGAACGCGCGCAGAAGGTCGGTCGGGTCGTAGGGTTCCGAAGCGATCGATAGTTCCCAATCGTCGGCGGCCCGGACGTCCAGGAATGCGA
The window above is part of the Candidatus Avedoeria danica genome. Proteins encoded here:
- a CDS encoding YciI family protein gives rise to the protein MRVMVIVKATADSEAGVMPSEQRMTEMGAYNEQLVNAGIMLAGEGLHPSTKGARVQFAGTNRTVVDGPFAETKELVAGFWLWQVRSMDEAIEWVKRCPNPMLGPSEIEIRPVFEAEDFGAEYTPELREQEDRLRAKVEAQQAS
- a CDS encoding nucleotidyltransferase domain-containing protein → MLTPPPLPPPTVTAAHRATVRRRNAEDAAARAAKRDRAWSAARSCAALLRERFGAERIVVFGSLIENEGRWFGTRSDIDLAAWGIRDDDYFTAVGQLQGVAAEFGVDLVAMERCPDHLRATVEEYGVAL
- a CDS encoding beta-lactamase family protein, producing MSWQSRIAPLAEAALHNRAVPGLVLAVARGHDVPEYLVLGTDAAGRALTTDSLFPVASITKLATALAVLRLVADGMLELDDPLAKHLPDAAAAQDGVTLRTMLSHTAGLPIDLAPEAAPYAPGLDWPALVRACLATPPAAAPLIEVQYSNVGSGLLAIVVERRTGLPIREALETHVLSPLGIEGTLGSEPPRPPAVLTGELGDHAGTALEPFNSPFWRSLGMPWGGLLTTAAGALALVRAYAGVPAGFLPADILADATRDQTGGLGGGLFGSLRWPRCPWGLGAELRGDKAPHWTPAEASPDSFGHVGASGCLAWCDPAADVAWAILGTRTFERWWRAWPSIGAAVLATGGPAGSVSA
- a CDS encoding RNA polymerase sigma factor, translated to MPTSATHRAIDAVWRIESARLIAGLTRIVRDVGLAEDLAQDALVSALKQWPESGVPDNPGAWLMAAAKHRAIDQFRRAERLDVKYAAIAHTLEAEHDDAAADRDAALDGVGVDADDDVGDDLLRLVFIACHPVLSTEARVALTLRLLGGLTTDEIARAFLVAEATVAQRIVRAKRTLAEARVPFEVPRGADRAARLSSVLEVIYLIFNEGYSTTAGDDWLRPALCDEALRLARILAGLAPGEPEVHGLVALLEIQASRTHARVGPSGEPILLLDQNRSRWDQLLIRRGLAALDRAAALAAAQGGALGPYALQAAIAACHARARTATDTDWGRIAAQYDALAQLAPSPVVELNRAVAVAMAFGPAEGLAIVDGLVAEPALKAYHLLPSVRGDLLAKLGRSDEARAEFERAAGMTRNGRERALLLGRAGECGSRSVSTTQ